The following are encoded in a window of Trichomycterus rosablanca isolate fTriRos1 chromosome 13, fTriRos1.hap1, whole genome shotgun sequence genomic DNA:
- the cldn23l gene encoding claudin-23, giving the protein MNTPTSLVIGIVFAPLGLVLLFTAAITPQWREGQARLGGANVGAGGARNAELLLLRSDGLWESCLQVAHSELRECWAVSGPYQDDPHVRSTRELVLASLFLCGTGILLACVGARCWTDTPLRNVAGVGGLLVALAGMLSLVAVAIYTHYLPDLGVELVSNMDDFRGLEAHRLPSLTLHPAGSLYFGWVGAWVQTVGGLALLYGVGRPKCPARPKQAHIGMVETPYEVSC; this is encoded by the coding sequence ATGAACACGCCCACCTCGCTAGTGATCGGCATTGTGTTCGCTCCTCTGGGATTGGTCCTGCTGTTCACAGCGGCCATCACACCCCAGTGGCGAGAGGGTCAAGCCCGGCTGGGCGGAGCCAATGTGGGCGCAGGTGGAGCCCGAAACGCCGAACTTCTCCTCCTCCGCTCGGACGGCCTTTGGGAGAGCTGCCTGCAGGTGGCGCACTCGGAACTCCGGGAGTGCTGGGCCGTATCTGGGCCGTACCAAGACGACCCACACGTCCGCTCCACCAGAGAGCTGGTGCTTGCCTCGCTGTTTCTGTGCGGCACCGGGATCCTGTTGGCGTGTGTCGGCGCCCGGTGCTGGACGGACACGCCGCTCAGGAACGTAGCCGGAGTGGGTGGACTTCTGGTGGCGCTGGCAGGCATGCTCAGCCTGGTGGCAGTCGCCATCTATACACATTACCTTCCCGACCTAGGCGTGGAGCTCGTATCAAATATGGATGACTTTCGAGGGCTTGAAGCGCACAGGCTGCCCAGTCTGACCCTGCACCCGGCTGGATCGCTCTATTTCGGGTGGGTTGGTGCATGGGTGCAGACGGTTGGAGGGCTGGCATTGTTGTACGGCGTCGGACGCCCAAAGTGCCCAGCTCGCCCTAAACAGGCGCACATAGGAATGGTTGAAACCCCTTACGAGGTGAGCTGCTAG